Within the Plesiomonas shigelloides genome, the region CGATGCGCTAACGTTGTGGATCCGCGGTGATTACGTGATCTCGGGCGTGACCTTGAACCGCTTTTTTGCGCTGCACGTGATAGCGCTGCCTTTGGTGTTGGTGCTGTTGGTGTTCCTGCACATCGTGGCGCTGCATGAGGTGGGGTCGAACAACCCTGATGGTATTGAGATCAAGAAAAACAAAGATGAAAACGGCTGGCCAAAAGACGCCATTCCTTTCCATCCGTACTACACCGTCAAAGACATTATGGGTGTTGCTGGCTTCTTGTTCTTCTTTTGCTACGTGATTTTCTTCAACCCAGAGATGGGTGGTTATTTCCTTGAGCCGCCTAACTTCGAAGCTGCTAACGGCCTGAAAACGCCTCCGCACATTGCGCCGGTGTGGTACTTCACCCCGTTCTACGCCATCTTGCGGGCGATCCCCGATAAATTATTAGGGGTCGTGATGATGGGGCTCTCGATTGCGGTGCTGTTCTTGCTGCCGTGGATCGATCGCGGCAAGGTGCGCTCATTCCGTTACCGTAGCCGTTTCCATACCCTGAATATCGGGATGTTTGTGATTAGCTTTATCGCCCTTGGCATTCTCGGTACGTTACCGGCGACACCGCTGTATACCCTGTTATCGCAGATTTTTACCCTGTGTTATTTCATGTTCTTTGTCTTGCTGTTCTTCTACAGCAAAAATGAACGGACTAAACCGCTGCCAGAACGGGTGACTTTCAAATGAAAACATGGATTGTGATGTGTCTGGCCTTATTCTGCGCGGCTCCGCTCTCGGCGGCGGAGACCGGTGTGGCGTTAATGCGGGCCAACAATGATTTAACTGATAAAGCCTCGCTACAAAATGGCGCGCGCCTGTTTATGAATTATTGCGCGGGGTGTCACTCCACCAAATATCAGCGTTATGAACGGGTCGCGACTGACTTGGGGATCCCGCCGGAGCTGATGAAGCAAAACCTAATCTTTGATAATCAGGCCAAAATTGGCGATCTGATGACCAATGCCATGCCGGAGAAAAATGCTGCCGGTTGGTTTGGTGCGCCGCCACCAGATTTGACCTTGGAAGCGCGTTTACGTAGCCCCGATTGGATTTATACCTATTTGCATTCGTTCTATGCCGACCCGGCTCGGCCATTTGGGGTGAACAACACCCTATTCCCGAACGTGGGGATGCCGCATGTACTGGAAGAGCTGCAAGGTACGCCGGAAGCGGTGGTCGAGATGCATGAAGTGGGCGGTCAACCGCACGCGGTGGTGATTGGTACTAAGATCGTGCGCCAAGGCGAAATGAACGCCGAAGAGTATGATCAAGCGGTGCGGGATATTACCAATTTCTTGGAATATTCCGGCGAACCCATGAAGCAACAGCGTAAGCAAATTGGCTACTGGGTGTTTGCATTTTTGGTGGTATTTTTTATCCTCGCCTACTTGCTGAAAAAGGAATACTGGCGCGACGTACACTAATTATGCGAAACTGGTGCCTGTTTTTCGGTTTATCCGATCGGCATGGGGGCTTGAGCCCCCTTTTGCCGTTTGTGTATTTGAGTTAAGTGGAGGGTTGAATGGCTATCGCAGCTAACAAACGCTCGGTGATGACGCTATTTTCTGGTGCAACCGATATTTTCAGTCATCAAGTTCGCATTGTTCTGGCCGAGAAAGGCGTGAGCGTGGAAATTGAGCAGGTTGATGCCGAGCATCTGCCGGAAGACTTGCTGGATCTGAATCCGTACAACTCCGTACCGACACTGGTTGATCGTGAATTGGTGCTGTATAACGCACGCATCATCATGGAATACCTGGACGAGCGCTTCCCGCATCCTCCACTGATGCCGGTTTACCCGGTAGCGCGTGGCCAGAGCCGTCAGATGATGTACCGTATCGAACAAGATTGGTACAGTCTGCTGGACAAGATTGAGCAGGGAACTCCGGTAGAAGCCGACGCAGCGCGTAAGCAACTGCGTGAAGAGCTGCTGGCAATTGCGCCGGTATTCAATGAATTCCCATACTTCATGAGCGAAGAGTTCAGTCTGGTGGATTGCTATCTGGCTCCGCTGTTGTGGCGTTTGCCGGTACTGGGTATCGACCTGATTGGTCCGGGTTCAAAAGAAATTAAAGGCTACATGACTCGCGTTTTCGAACGTGATGCGTTTTTGGCCGCCCTGACCGAGTCTGAGCGTGAGATGCGTTTGCACGGTAAGGTGTAACAGATGGAGTTAACCCAGATGAAACCTCGCCGACCGTATCTGGTTCGGGCGTATTATGACTGGTTGCTGGACAATAATTTAACCCCGCATCTGGTGGTGGACGCCATGTTGCCGGGAGTACAGGTGCCGATGGACTTTGTCCGTGATGGGCAGATCGTACTGAACATTGCTCCGCGGGCGGTAGGAAATCTGGAACTGGGCAACGACGCTATTCGCTTCAATGCCCGTTTTGGCGGTATTCCGCAACAAGTCGATGTGCCGATGGCGGCTGTGCTGGCGCTGTATGCGCGTGAAAATGGCGCTGGCACACTGTTTGAGCCGGAAGTTGCCTATGATCTTCCGGATGAAGACGAGTTTGCGGCGGCGGCAGAAGAAGAAGCGTCGGCCAATGCCGAGCCGAATCTGGTGCTGGTCGAAGAGCTGGCCGGTGATGATAACGGGCCAGATGATGAGCCGCCACGTCCGCGTGGTCGTCCGACTCTACGCGTAGTGAAATAACCCACTGCGTGATAAACCGAAACCGTCCGGTGCCGGTTGTGCGCTGTTATCTGCGCATGCAACAAGAAATCCGGACAATAAAAAATGCAGCCTAATGGGCTGCATTTTTTTTAGGTCGGCGCTTACGTTAACTTAATTGGTTCGTACTTAATGAATTTGCGCTTAATTCACTTGTACTTAATTCACCTTAATTCACATAGTCGAACACTTTTACTACCCGCTTCACGCCACTGACGTTACGGGCAATATTGGTGGCCGCGTCGGCTTCTGCGCGGGTCAGTTTACCAATCAAGAACACTTCCCCGTTTTCGGTGGTGACCTTCACATTGCTGGCTTTGACCTTGTCACTGCCGAGCAGTTGTGAGCGCACTTTGGTGGTGATCCACGTATCGTTAGAGATGGTGCCGAAGCTGATCGGCTTACCAACACGGATCTCGTTATACACTGCCGTTACCCCTTGAACACCGGCCGCAATCTGGCCGGCGTGTTTGGCCAGCTCCGCGGTTGGCGTTTCGCCGACTAACAGTACGCGGCCTTCATAGGCCGTGGGCAGTACGCGGGCTTCTTTTTTCAACTGGGCATCTTTGCTCAGGGCATCGCCGACGCGCAGCTCCAGTGTTTCATCGTCAATCTGGCCGCCGACACTGCGTGGATCGGTGGCCACTTTGCCGGCCACTGCCGCGCCGCCGACGATAACGGCGCCGACACAACCTTGCAAGGCAAAGGCCAGCAATACAATGGCCAGTTTAGCGGTGATGCGCATGGAGGCTCTCCTTGAAATGGGCTGAAATTAATCGTCCTGATGTGGGAACAAGGTCCGGTCAATCAGATCGCACAGGCAGTTCAGGGTCAGCATATGCATCTCCTGAATGCGAGACTGGCGGTGGGACGGAATGCGGATCTCCACATCCTGCTCACCCAATAAACCGGCCAGAATACCGCCGTCATAGCCGGTCAGGGCAATGATGGTCATATCACGGGTGACCGCAGCTTCCACCGCTTTGACGATATCTTTGCTGTTTCCCTTGGTGGAGATGGCCAGCAGAATATCGCCATTTTGACCTAACGCGCGTACTTGCTTGGAGTAGATCTCGGTTTGCAAGTCATCATTGCCGATAGCGGTCAGCATGATGCTGTCCGCCGTCAGGGCGATCGCCGGCAAGCTTGGACGCTCGGTTTCATAGCGATTCACCAGACATGCGGTAAAGTGCTGAGCATTGGCCGCCGAGGCACCATTGCCGCAGCAAAGAATTTTATTGCCGTTTAACAGGCACTGCGCCATCACCAGAGCGGCGCGGGCAATGGCATCTGGCAGAGCTTCAGCCGCGGCTATTTGGGTTTGAATGCTTTCGGTAAAGCAGGCTTTGATTTGTTCTAACATAGTGTCTGTTAATGGTAGTGTAAGATGTTCTGATACCAGCTAATACGGGCATCCGGCCCATCAAATGCCACAATATCAAAGCGGCAATTGGCGGTATCGATACTTTGTCCGCGTTGATGCAACCAAACTGACGCGCTGTGATACAAGCGACGTTGTTTGGTTGGCGTGACGCTGTCGACGGCAGAGCCTAAATGAGCATGGCGACGGTAGCGGACTTCGACGAAAACCCAATCATACCCATCAAGCATGATCAGATCCAATTCACCGCCGCGCAGCGTGACGTTGGCGGCGATGAATTGCAGCCCCTGCTGTTCGAGATACAGGCGCGCACGTTGTTCAAACTGCGCGCCTAAAGCCCGGCGGGAGAGGCTCACTGAGCAAGAGGATCGGCCACGGTGGTGGCCGCAGGAGGCGTGGAGCTATCGAGCGGCGCATTCACCGGCAGTTCACCGGTTGGTGCGTTGGCGGCGGCGTTAGGATCGACACTCATCGATACTGGCAGCAGTCCTCCGTTCTGATAGCGCAGCCAGTTCAGCTGACGGTGCACGGTGCAGTTTTCACTGGCACTGAGCAGACCGGTCTGACCGGCAACCTGATAGCCACTGACCTGACGTAGCTCATTGAAGTGGCTGGCCAGAGTCCAAGCATCCATCCCCATGGCGTACAGGCGGGACAGCGAGTAGTCCGGATTGCTCCAGATCTGGCTGACGCGCTGCGCGGCCGGTGAGTTTGGAATGGTCAGCATCGGGATATCGCTGAATTGCACGCCATCCATCTCCAGACGAAAATCTGGGCCATTACCGGCCTGATTGCTGCGTGAGCTGGTGTACAGCGCAGGACGTTGCTGACCGCTCAGCAGTGAGGCATCGATAAACGGCTTGAGCAGTGACAGCTCATCAGGGGTAGTGACCAGATAGATAGCATCGATGGCGCCGCGGTTGGCATCAGCGCTTAAGGATACCCCCAGCACTTGGCGCAGGATGTCAGCTTTGCCTTGGCTACGCAGGCTTTGGTTGATGCTCTGGCGCAGTGCGACGGTATCACCAAAATATTGCACGGTCGGCTCACTGCCGCTCAGCTGTTGCCACTGACGACGAAACGCATTGGCGACGCGCTGGCCAAACGGATTACCCGGTACCAGTACTAGCGGGGTGCGTTGGCCTTGATCCCAGATATGCTGCGCTGCATCGGCGGCTTCATCTTCTGGCGACAGGGCGTAGTAGCAGATGCTGTTATTGGCCGGTGGGTTTTCCGGTTGGTTTAGTGCCAGCACCGACATATCGGCCGGTAATTGCATTTTCAGCAGTTCATCGACCCGGTTTTTCAACAGCGGACCGACCAAGGTACGCACCCCTTCTTGCTGGGCTTGCTGAATGATGGCCGGCAGCGGTTTGCTGGCGGTGTCGTACACTTGTACGCGGGTATTCGGGTTACGACTGCTGTCATCCAGCATCCCAGCCATGAAGCCTTGGCGAATGGCATCGCCCAGTGCTTGGTTTTGGCCACTGACTGGCAGCAACAGACCGATAGCATCCATGGTGGAAGCCGGTAGCGTCAGGTATTGGTTAAGCTGAGTCGGTAAAGTCAACGCGGCCGGATGTTTCGGGAAGCGCGCTTTCCAATCGGCAATACCGGCTTTCAGTTGTGGCAGATTATAGCGGTTTTCCTGATACACCCGCGCCAAGTCGAGC harbors:
- the sspA gene encoding stringent starvation protein SspA; amino-acid sequence: MAIAANKRSVMTLFSGATDIFSHQVRIVLAEKGVSVEIEQVDAEHLPEDLLDLNPYNSVPTLVDRELVLYNARIIMEYLDERFPHPPLMPVYPVARGQSRQMMYRIEQDWYSLLDKIEQGTPVEADAARKQLREELLAIAPVFNEFPYFMSEEFSLVDCYLAPLLWRLPVLGIDLIGPGSKEIKGYMTRVFERDAFLAALTESEREMRLHGKV
- a CDS encoding penicillin-binding protein activator, which gives rise to MLPSLCSGVNARRVILPLFMAFALAACQAPQQSGSGNVPGIEQLASSAYYLQQAATSSAKDKATWQLLAVQALLKEKNLPQAEQTLTAVQEPLSDVQRHEMLLLRAELDVAKNNMPAASKYLAELNVAMLTPLQKMRYYQTRIAVDDAKGNIIESVRDHIALSEYLTSPEQKQANLDQTWQVLSQAPASELAQAVISPQETILLGWLDLARVYQENRYNLPQLKAGIADWKARFPKHPAALTLPTQLNQYLTLPASTMDAIGLLLPVSGQNQALGDAIRQGFMAGMLDDSSRNPNTRVQVYDTASKPLPAIIQQAQQEGVRTLVGPLLKNRVDELLKMQLPADMSVLALNQPENPPANNSICYYALSPEDEAADAAQHIWDQGQRTPLVLVPGNPFGQRVANAFRRQWQQLSGSEPTVQYFGDTVALRQSINQSLRSQGKADILRQVLGVSLSADANRGAIDAIYLVTTPDELSLLKPFIDASLLSGQQRPALYTSSRSNQAGNGPDFRLEMDGVQFSDIPMLTIPNSPAAQRVSQIWSNPDYSLSRLYAMGMDAWTLASHFNELRQVSGYQVAGQTGLLSASENCTVHRQLNWLRYQNGGLLPVSMSVDPNAAANAPTGELPVNAPLDSSTPPAATTVADPLAQ
- a CDS encoding YraN family protein; translated protein: MSLSRRALGAQFEQRARLYLEQQGLQFIAANVTLRGGELDLIMLDGYDWVFVEVRYRRHAHLGSAVDSVTPTKQRRLYHSASVWLHQRGQSIDTANCRFDIVAFDGPDARISWYQNILHYH
- the sspB gene encoding ClpXP protease specificity-enhancing factor yields the protein MELTQMKPRRPYLVRAYYDWLLDNNLTPHLVVDAMLPGVQVPMDFVRDGQIVLNIAPRAVGNLELGNDAIRFNARFGGIPQQVDVPMAAVLALYARENGAGTLFEPEVAYDLPDEDEFAAAAEEEASANAEPNLVLVEELAGDDNGPDDEPPRPRGRPTLRVVK
- the dolP gene encoding division/outer membrane stress-associated lipid-binding lipoprotein gives rise to the protein MRITAKLAIVLLAFALQGCVGAVIVGGAAVAGKVATDPRSVGGQIDDETLELRVGDALSKDAQLKKEARVLPTAYEGRVLLVGETPTAELAKHAGQIAAGVQGVTAVYNEIRVGKPISFGTISNDTWITTKVRSQLLGSDKVKASNVKVTTENGEVFLIGKLTRAEADAATNIARNVSGVKRVVKVFDYVN
- a CDS encoding cytochrome b, whose amino-acid sequence is MNKLLDWINARIPLTATYNKHVGEYPAPKNFNFWYFFGSLAMLVLVNQIITGIWLTMNYNPSAEGAFASIEYIMRDVEYGWLLRYMHSTGASFFFIVVYLHMFRGLIYGSYQKPRELLWIFGMLLFLVLMAEAFMGYLLPWGQMSFWGAQVIISLFGAIPGIGDALTLWIRGDYVISGVTLNRFFALHVIALPLVLVLLVFLHIVALHEVGSNNPDGIEIKKNKDENGWPKDAIPFHPYYTVKDIMGVAGFLFFFCYVIFFNPEMGGYFLEPPNFEAANGLKTPPHIAPVWYFTPFYAILRAIPDKLLGVVMMGLSIAVLFLLPWIDRGKVRSFRYRSRFHTLNIGMFVISFIALGILGTLPATPLYTLLSQIFTLCYFMFFVLLFFYSKNERTKPLPERVTFK
- a CDS encoding cytochrome c1, which encodes MKTWIVMCLALFCAAPLSAAETGVALMRANNDLTDKASLQNGARLFMNYCAGCHSTKYQRYERVATDLGIPPELMKQNLIFDNQAKIGDLMTNAMPEKNAAGWFGAPPPDLTLEARLRSPDWIYTYLHSFYADPARPFGVNNTLFPNVGMPHVLEELQGTPEAVVEMHEVGGQPHAVVIGTKIVRQGEMNAEEYDQAVRDITNFLEYSGEPMKQQRKQIGYWVFAFLVVFFILAYLLKKEYWRDVH
- the diaA gene encoding DnaA initiator-associating protein DiaA codes for the protein MLEQIKACFTESIQTQIAAAEALPDAIARAALVMAQCLLNGNKILCCGNGASAANAQHFTACLVNRYETERPSLPAIALTADSIMLTAIGNDDLQTEIYSKQVRALGQNGDILLAISTKGNSKDIVKAVEAAVTRDMTIIALTGYDGGILAGLLGEQDVEIRIPSHRQSRIQEMHMLTLNCLCDLIDRTLFPHQDD